The sequence below is a genomic window from Gemmatimonadales bacterium.
CGGGGATCGATTTACGCGGTTGACATGACCCTGGTTCCCGGGTACTTTGCCCGGCCTGTACAAGTGGGGACTCCAGCTCCCCCACCCTCAGCCTGCCGGCCCCGGTGCCGCAGCGCAACCGGGTCCTGGCAATCCCAGCCGATCGGCCGAGCAGCGGCCCTGGCGGCGCTGGGCATCGCGGGCACCCGGAAGGTTTCGAGGGTGCCCGTTCTCTTTTACTGGTTGGAGGCACGCCCACTGTCCACGAACGAACGCGACAAGCGAACCCGCGTCAACCGCATGATCCGTATCAGCCCGGTCCGCGTCATCACGGCCACGGGCGAACAGCTGGGAGTCCTGCCGATCGAGGAGGCGTTGGCCGCCGCCCAGGAGCGCGGGTTGGATCTCGTGGAGGTGGCGCCAACCGCTCGGCCTCCCGTCGTCAAGATCATGGACTACGGGAAGTACAAGTTCGAGGAAGCCAAGGCGGCGCGCGCGGCCAAGAAGAAGCAGCACATCATCCTGCTCAAGGAAGTGAAGTACCGGCCCGGAATCGATGACCACGATTTCGACTTCAAGACCCGCCACGCGCGGGAGTTTCTGGGTGATGGCAACAAGGTCAAGGTCACCATGATGTTCCGCGGCCGGCAGATCGCCCATCTCGATCTGGGACGGGCGGTGCTGGACCGGGTGGCGGCAAGCCTGGCCGATGTCGGCAAGATCGAGTCCGACGCCAAGCTGGAAGGCCGTAACATGACGATGGTCATCGCGCCGAAGTAGGACGGGAAGGGCGGTAAAGGCGGTAAGGCGGTAAGGACGGGAAGGTAGGAGCGGCAGGCGGCGGGGGTTCATATGGTGGACCGGTGGGCCTGACCGCCCTTACCGCCGTTACCGCCCTACGCCCTCTCAAACGGAGCAGCAATGCCAAAGCAAAAAACCAAGCGTGCCGCCATGAAGCGCTTCAAGAAGACCGGTACGGGCAAGCTCAAGCGCTGGCACGCGAACCACACCCACATCCTGACCAAGAAGACGCGCAAGCGGAAGAACCGGCTCAAGAAGGGCGATCTGGTGAGCTCGGCCGACTTCCCCCGCGTCAGCCGCCTCCTCCAGGCGTAAGGAGCGACCAATGCCTCGCGTCAAGAACGGCGTCGCGCACCACGCCCGCAAGAAGAAGATCATGGAGGCCGCGAAGGGTGCCCGCGGCGGCCGGAGCAAGCTCTACAAGGCGGCCAAGGAAACGGCCGAGCGCGCCATGCGGTACGCCTACCGCGACCGGCGCAAGAAGAAGGGCGAATTCCGCGCGCTCTGGATCACCCGGATCAATGCCGCGGCCCGGCTCCATGGCCTGAGCTACAGCCGGCTGATGGCCGGATTGAAGAAGGGTGGCGTGGAGATCAACCGGAAGGTGCTCGCCGACCTCGCGGTGCGAGACATCGACGCGTTCGGCCGGCTGGCCGACGTGGCGAAGAACAACCAGTAGGCATCATCGACCATAGGGCGGCCGCCGGCCCGCCGCCGTTGTCGCCCGGATGGGGCCGTTCGCGCTCGGCGGGCGGCCCCATTCACGCACAGGTCCCCATGTCCGTGAGTCCCGCATCCATGACCACCGGGTATGCCGATCTCGACGCGCTCCTGCCGCGCCTCGAGGCCGTCCCCAGGCTCGGCCCCGAAGCGCTTGAAGCCGAGGCGGTGGCCGTCCTGGGCCGGAAGAGCGGCATCCTGACGGCCGCGCTCAAGCGCCTGGCCACGCTCCCCATCGACGAGAGGAAGCGGTTCGGTGCGGCGGTCAACCAGCTCAAGGTCCGGTTCGAGACCGCCTTCGCCCAGCGGCGGGCGACCGTGGAGGCCGAGCGTCACCGGCGCGAAACCGCGGGACTCGATCTCACCATGCCCGGCCGGTCCCGCTGGGTCGGCGCCTCCCACCCGGTCACCCAGGTGGTGGACGAGATCGTGGAGATCTTCCGGGGGATCGGGTTCACCGTGGCCATCGGACCGGAAGTCGAGACCGAGTGGTACAACTTCCTCGCGCTCAACTTCCCGCCCGACCATCCGGCGATGGACATGCACGACACGCTGTATCTCGACGCGCCGCCGGTCGAGGGCGAGCCCGATGGCCGCCTGCTGCTCCGCACGCACACTTCGCCGGTGCAAATCCGGACGCTGCTGGCGTCGCCACCGCCGGTACGGGTGGTCATTCCCGGCATGGTCTACCGCAACGACGCATTCGACGCGTCGCACTCGCCCGCGTTCTCCCAGATCGAGGGACTCGCCGTGGACGAGGGAATCTCGTTCGTCGACCTCAAGGCCACGCTGATCCATTTCGCCAGGAGCTTCTTCTCGGCCACCACCAGGACGCGCTTCCGCCCGTCCTTCTTCCCGTTCACCGAGCCGTCGGCTGAGATGGACGTGGAGTGCCAGCTCTGCCACGGCAGCGGCTGCCCGGCGTGCAAGGGCACCGGCTGGATGGAGATCCTCGGCTGCGGGATGGTCCACCCGACCGTGCTGGAGAGCTGCAGCCTCGACTCGGAGCGCTACACCGGCTGGGCGTTCGGGATGGGCCCGCATCGCATCGCGATGCTGAGGTATCGCCTGCCCGACATTCGGCTGCTCCTGGAAGGCGACATGCGATTTCTGCAGCAGGTGGCGAGGCGGGGAGAAACGTCATGAACCTCTCGCTTCGCTGGCTGGAGGCGTTCCTTCGGCGCGCCCTCGATCCCACGGACGTAAGCGAGCGGCTGGCCATGCTCGGCGCGCCCGTAGACGCGGTGGAACCGGTACACCCGGGGCTCGAGTCGCTGGTGGTCGCGCGCGTCCTCGAAGTGACGCCGCATCCCAACCCCAAGTTCACCAAGGTCCGGCTGACCCGGGTCGACGATGGAACCGGTGAGCCCAAGGTGGTAGCCTGCGGCGCCTCCAACGTGACCGCGGGGAAGCTCTATCCGTTCGCCCGCGTGGGCACCTCGGTGCCCGGGGGCAAGAAGGGACCGCTGGAGATCGGCGCGCGCGCGATCGGCGGCGTCACCAGCGTCGGCATGCTCTGCTCGCTGGCGGAGCTGGGGCTGGCCGATGATGCCGAAGGCATCTGGGAGCTCGCCACCGACGCGGCTCCGGGGACTCCGCTGCTCGACGCGATCCCCCTCGCCGACCACCGCCTGGTGGTCGACGTGACCCCCAACCGTCCCGACCTGCTGTGCCACAAGGGCGTGGCGCGGGAGCTCGCGACCTCCTTCGAGGCCCAGTTCCGGCTGCCCCCGATTCCCGGGGCGCAGGCGATCGATGTGCCGCCGTCCCGGCGTGCCGGGGCCACTGGCTCGGTGGGGCAGATCCGGGTCACGATCGAGGATCCCGATTCCTGCCCCCGGTTTCACGCCGCGCTGATCCGCGGCGTCACCGTCGGCCCGTCGCCCGAGTGGCTCCGCCGCCGGCTCGAGTCGGTGGGAGAGCGCTCGATCAACAACGTGGTGGACGCCACCAACTACGTCATGTTCGAGCTGAACCAGCCGATGCACGCCTACGACGCGGCGCTGCTGCGGGGCGGAAGCCTGATCGTCCGGCGGGCGCGCGCGGGCGAGCGCCTGGTGACCCTGGACGATCAGGGGCGTGCTCTGACGCCGGACATGGTGGCGATCGCCGACGCGGAGGGAGTGATCGGGCTCGCCGGCCTCATGGGCGGGGCCTCGAGCGAGGTCGGCCTCCAGACGCGGGACGTGCTGCTGGAGGGTGCGTACTGGAATCCGGCCCGGACCCGGGCCACCCGCCGAACACTCGGCATGAGCACCGAGGCGAGTTACCGCTTCGAGCGCGGCATCGATCGCTGGGGCGGTGTCGAGGCGATGCGGCGCTGCCTGGAGATCATCCTCGCCGCGGCGGGCGGCGAGCTGGCAGAGGCGCCGCTGGACCTCTGGCCGTCGCCCTCCAACCCGCCGCGGATCTTCCTTCGTCCGGCCCGCGTGGCCCAAGTGCTCGGCGTGGAGTTGCCCTGGCAGGTGCTGGAGCGGTACCTCGTCGCCATCGGGGCCACCGTAGTTTCCAAGCCGGAGGACGCGCGGATGGCGGTGGAGGTACCGGGGTGGCGTCCGGACCTGGTGCGGGAAATCGATCTGATCGAAGAGATCGCGCGGTTGCATGGGTACGACAACTTCCCCTCCGACCTGCGCCCCTTCCGGCTCGGTGGACTGCCCGACTCGCGGGTGGAGCGGGTGGTCGACCAGGTGCGCCGCGGAATGGTGGAGCAGGGGCTGTTCGAGGTCGTGACCCTCCCCATGGGCCCGGCCGACGGTGAGGAGAGCGTGCGGCTCTTGAACCCGCTCTCGGCGGACGACGCCTACCTCCGGCGCCGGCTGCTGCCGGGGCTGGTGCGGCTGGTCGAGGGCAACTGGGCCAACCACGTGTCGGACGTGCGGCTGTTCGAGATCGGCACGGCATTCGTGGCGGCACCGGCCGGCAGCCGGCCGCGGGAGGAGCGGCGCCTCGCTGCCGTCCTCACCGGCCGGCGCGAGCCGCAGCACTGGACCGGCACCGGGGAGGCGCGCTTCGATCTCTGGGATCTCAAGGGCCGTGTGGAGGCGGCGGCCGCTCTGGCGGTTCCGGGGGCCGTGGTACAAGTTCAGGATCATGCCTGGGTAGTCAGGGACCGGGATGGCCGGGTGGTGGGTCAGGCCGGACCGCTGGAGGCGGACGCGCCGCCCTGGGCGGCACCGCTGTTCGGCCTCGAGTTGGTGATCGACCCCGCTCCCCGCCGGCCGCCGGCGTTCCAGTCGCTTCCAACCACTCCCTCGTCGGAGCGCGTGCTCGCCCTGCTGCTGCCGGAGGGCACCAGCGCGCGCCAGGTGGAGGATCTGCTGCGGCAGGCGGGCGGGCCGCTGCTCGAGCGGGTGGACATCGAGAGCGACTACCGCGGTCCGGAGCTGCCCGCCGGCACCCGCAGCGTCGCCTTCCGGCTCACGTTCCGGGCACCGGACCGGACGCTGCGTGACACCGAGGTGGATGAGGTCGAGACCGGGCTGCTCGCCGCGCTCGCGGGCGAGCTGGGCGTGGTCCGGCGCGATGCGGGGACCACCCGCGGCGGAGGGTGAGCGTGGCGTACTCCTACGACCGTCCCGACATACCGGCACTGGCGGAGCTGGAAAAGGTCCTCCATAACATCGCGGAGGAGCTGGCCGGCTGGCGCCGCCGGAGCCTCCGCGCGGAGGCCGAGCTCAAGGAGGCGCAGGCCAGCGGGGGCGTGGTGGCGGGGGCCGAGCTCAAGGAGGCCCGCCACCGGGTGGTCGAGCTGGAGACGGAGAATCAGGCCCTGCGCCAGCGCATCGATGCCGCCAAGGAGCGCCTCCGGGTGCTGGCCGCGCGGCTCTCGTTTCTGGAGCAGCACGGAGGAGGAAACGCGGCATGAGCAGCGCCAAGAACGCCGTCCGGGTCACCATCGGCGGCGAGGAGTATACGGTCCGATCCGAGCTGCCCCCGGAGTACACCCGGGAGGTCGCGGCATATCTCGATGCCGCGCTCAAGCGGGTGCGGGACTCGCTCCCCTCGGTGGAGACCCACAAGGCCGCCATCCTGGCGGCGCTGTCGATCACCGATGAGCTTTTCCAAGCCCGCCGCGGCGATCGTGAAGTCGCCACCCGGTTGACCGCCATGGCGGACGAGTTCGCCCGTCTGCTCCCGCCCGCCAAACGCGGCGGCCGCGCCGCCGTCTCCTAGCGGAGTTCCTCGATGCCCTCGTCCCTCCTCCTGTCCGGTCTCGCGGGGGTGGCTGCCGGTCTGTTGCTTGGGCTCATCGGGCTGGCGCTCTATGCCCGTGGCCAGCGGCGCGCCGCCACCGGGGTGCTCGCCATGGCGCGGGCCGAGGCCGAGCGGATCCGGCACGAGGCCGGCCGGGAGGCGGAGGCCGGAAAGTCTCAGCTGCTGGTGGACGCGCGGATCGAGGCCCTGACCTTGCGCGACGAGATCGACCGCGAGATCCAGCGCCGGCGAGAGGAGCTGGAGCGGCACGAGCGCCGGGCCGAGGAACGCGGGAGGGCCCAGGAGCGCAAGGTCGAAGAGATCGACACTCGGGAGCGCAATCTCACCAAGCGCGAGGAGACGCTGGCCCAGCGGGATCAGGCGCTCCGCTCCCGCGAGGGCGAGGCCGACCGGCTGGCGCTGGAGCAGCGGCAGAAGCTGGAGCGGATCGCCGGGCTCACGGCGGAGGACGCCCGGCGCGAGATCCTCCAGCGGGTCGAAGACGAAGCCCGGGGCCAGGCGGCCGCCCTCGCCCGCGACATCAAGGAGCAGGCCAAGCGGGGCGCCGACCGGGAGGCCCGCCGGATCATCTCGATCGCCATCCAGCGTCTGGCGGCGGAGCACACCGCGGAGACGACCGTCGCGGCGGTGACGCTGCCCAACGACGAGATGAAAGGCCGGATCATCGGGCGGGAGGGCCGCAACATCCGCGCATTCGAGACCGTCACCGGGGTCGACGTCATCATCGACGACACCCCCGATACCGTGATCATCTCCTGTTTCGACCCCATCCGCCGGGAAGTGGCGCGGCGCTCGCTCGCGGCCCTGATCCAGGACGGAAGAATCCATCCGGGACGGATCGAGGAGCTGGTGGCCAAGGCGCAGAAGGAGCTGGAAGGGCAGCTGGTGGAGCTGGGTGAGCAGGCGGCCTACGACACCGGCATCCACGGACTCCACCCGGAGATGGTCAAGCTGATCGGCCGGATGCGGTACCGCACCTCCTACGGGCAGAACATCTACGATCACTCCAAGGAAGTCGCCTGGCTGGCCGGCATGATGGCGGCGGAGCTGCACCTCGACGTGCTGCTGGCCAAGCGGGGCGGCCTGCTGCACGACGTCGGCAAGGTGCTGACCCACGACAACGAGGGCACCCACGTGGAGCTCGGCGTGGAAGTGGCGCGGCGATACGGCGAGACCGCCGCCGTGATCAACTGCATCCAGGCCCACCATGACGACGTCCCCCACGAGAGCGCGGAATCGGTCCTGGTGCAGGCGGCCGATGCCATCAGTGGAGCCCGTCCCGGTGCCCGCCGGGAGGCGTTCGAGACGTACGTGAAGCGGCTCACCCGGCTGGAGGAGATCGCCAACACCTTCCCAGGGGTGGAAAAGAGCAACGTCATCCAGGCCGGCCGCGAGGTGCGCGTCGTGGTCACCCCGGAGCGGATCGACGACGATGCGGCGGCCGCGCTCTCCGAGTCGATCGCCCGCAAGATCGAGAACGAGCTGCAGTACCCCGGCCAGATCAAGGTCGTGGTGATCCGGGAGACGCGATCGGTGGACTACGCCCGATGACCGCGCGGGTGCTCGACGGCGCGCCGATCGCCGACGCGATCCGGGCCGAGGTGGCGGCGCAGGTGAAGCGGCACCGGGAGCGCGGACAGCAGCCCGGACTGGCGGTAGTGATTGTCGGCGAGAACCCCGCGAGCCAGGTCTACGTCCGGGCCAAGGGCAAGGCGTGCGAGGAAGCCGGGATGCACTCGGAGACCGTGCGGCTCCCGCAGGAGACCTCCGAGGCGGAGCTGCTGGCCGTGGTGGACCGGCTCAACGCCGACCCGCGGATCCACGGGTTCCTGGTGCAGCTCCCGTTACCGGCGCACATCAACGGGGAGCGGGTGCTCAACCGGGTAAACCCCGCCAAGGACGTGGACGGCTTCCATCCGGTGAACGTCGGCAAGCTGGTGATCGGCGACCCGACGGCGCTCCGTCCCGCCACGCCGTTCGGGGTGCAGCAGATGCTGCTCCGCTCCGGCATCGACACCAAGGGCGCCAACGCTGTCATCGTGGGTCGCTCCAACATCGTGGGCAAGCCGATGGCCAACCTGCTGATTCAGCCCGGCAAGGGGGGCGATGCCACGGTGACCGTCTGCCACTCCAAGTCCAAGGACCTGCCGGCCGTCTGCCGCGCCGCCGATCTCCTGGTCGTCGCCATGGGGAAGCCCGAGTTCGTCACCGCTGACATGGTCCGGCCGGGTGCCGTGGTCATCGACGTGGGAATCAACCGGGTGGACGATCCGACCCAGCCCAAAGGGTATCGGATCGTGGGCGACGTGGCCTACGGCCCGGTCTCCGAGGTGGCCTCCGCCATCACTCCGGTGCCGGGCGGGGTGGGCCGCATGACCATCGCCATGCTGCTGCAGAACACGCTCCAGGCCTTCCAGCAGGCAGAGTCCCACTAGCTTCCTCCCGATGGCACTCTCACTTCCGTTCCCCCCTATGGCCCCGGCGGCCGAGGTCTGGTCCGTGAGCCGGCTCAACGCGGCGGTCAAGCGCGTGGTCGAGGGCGAGCTCATGCCGATGTGGGTGCGGGGCGAGGTGGTAGGGCTCAAGGCCTGGCCCAGCGGCCATTGGTACTTCACCCTGCGCGACGCGACCAGCCAGGTGCGCTGCTGCATGTGGAGACTCAACGCGGAGCGGGCCGGCAAGCCGCCCGCGGACGGCACCGAGGTCTTCGTGCTCGGCCGCCCAGGGATCTACGAGGCCAAGGGCGAGTTCCAGCTCAACGTCCAACGCATCCTTCCGACGGCAGCGATCGGCCGGCAGCAGCAGGAGCTGGAGCGGGTGAAGGCGGCGTTGCAGAAGGAAGGCCTCTTCGACCTCGCCCGGAAGCGACCGCTCCCCGAGTATGCCTCCGCCGTCGCGGTGGTGACCAGCACGGCGGGCGCGGCGCTGCGGGACATCATCACCGTGAGTCGGAAACGCTGGCCCTGTGCCCGTATCCTGGTGCTCGGCGCGCGAGTGCAGGGCGAGGGGGCGGTCGAGGAGCTGGTGCGCGCGCTGCGGCTGGTGAATCGTCTCGAGGTCGACCTCTGCATCATCGGGCGCGGCGGCGGCGACAAGGAGGACCTCGCGGCGTTCAACGCCGAGGCGGTGTGCCGTGCCCTGGCCGCGGTGCGGGTTCCGACCATCTCCGCCGTGGGACACGAAGTCGACGTCTCCTTCACCGATCTGGTGGCCGACGTCCGCGCGGCCACGCCCTCCGCCGCGGCCGAGCTCGCCTTCGCCGACCGGCGCGAGGTGCTGCGCCAGCTCGACGATCTGGCGGCGCGCCTCGCTGCCGGCCTGGGCGGCCGAGCGCGACTCGCCACCGAGCGGCTGGAGCGAACCGGTGACCGGATGCACGGCGCCATCGCGACGCTGGTTCAGCAGCACCATCACCAGCTCGAACGGCTCGCCGCGCAGCTCGACGCGTTGAGTCCGCTCCGGGTTCTCGACCGGGGATATGCCGTCGCGTTGCGCCCCGACGGCCGGGTGCTCAAGCGCCGGGCCGAGTTCCTGCCCGGCGAGCGCTTCCGTCTGCGGGTGGCGGACGGCGACGTCCCCTCCCGCGTGGAGTCCGAATGACCACCATCGCCGAAGAGCTCGCGCGGCTGGAGGTGATCGTGCGCCGGCTCGAATCCGAGGACGTCGAGCTGGACGCGGCCCTCGCGCTGTTCGAGGAAGGGGTGCGCCGCCTCCGCGCCGCGCGCGAGCGGCTCGTGGCCGCCGAACTGCAGGTGCAGAGCGTGCTGGGGGAGGCGGGCGGCGATCTTCGAACCGCCGAGCTGGATGACTGAGGCCCCCGCGCTGATGTCGGCCGAGCTGCTTGCGGAGGCGCGCGAGTGTACCGACCGACTGCTGGGGGAGTGGGCCGATCGCCTGCAGGAGACGCTGGGGGGCCGCCGCGGCGAGGCGCTGGCGTATGCCCTTCGCACGCCGGGGAAGCGGGTCCGCGCGGCGCTGGTGCTGGCGGCCTACCGCTCGGTGGGCGGACGGTCACCCGACATCGCAGGGGTGGCCGCGGCGGTGGAGACGGTGCACACCTATTCGCTGGTGCATGACGATCTCCCCTGCATGGATGATGACGACCTCCGCCGCGGCCGGGCCACCACCCATCGTCGCTTCGACGTGGCCACGGCCACCCTGGTGGGTTTCCTGCTGGTGCCGGTCGCGGCCCAGGTACTCGCCGCTGCGGCACAGGATCTCCGCCTGCCGGCCACCGCGCTGGGCCGGATGGCCGCCGAGCTCTTTCAGGCCGGCGGCATCGAGGGGATGGTCGGGGGACAGTGGCTGGACCTGGAGGCCGAGCGGCGGTCGCTCGATCTGGGTCAGCTCATCACGGTGCATCGGGGGAAGACGGGGGCGCTGATCCGCGCCTCCTGCATCCTCGGCGGCATGGCGGCGGAGGCGGACCTCCCGCAGCTCGGCGCGCTCGCCGCCTTCGGCGGCGATATCGGCCTCGCCTTCCAGGTGGCCGACGACGTGCTCGACGCCACCGGGACCAGCGAAGAGCTGGGCAAGACGGCTGGCCGGGACGCCGAGCTCGCCAAATCCACCTACGTTGGGCTCCTCGGGGTGGACGGGGCCCGCCAGGAGGCGGAGCGGCTGGCCGGGCGGGCGGTCGAGCACCTGCGTACGGCGGGCATCACCTCGGGGGCACTGGGGGCTTTGGCGGAGTATATTGTGAGCAGGAGCTCGTAGTGCTGGCGGAATGGCCTCACGATCACACCATCGCCACCCGCTCCGGATGCCGACTACCGACCCCAGACCCCCGATGACCCTTCTCTCCGCCATCAACTCCCCTGCCGACCTCAAGCGCCTCAAGCGCGAGCAGCTTCCCCAGCTCGCCCAGGAGATCCGCGAGCGGCTGATCGAGTGCGTCTCGCTCACCGGCGGCCACATCGGCGCCAGCCTGGGCGTGGTGGAGCTGTGCGTGGCGCTGCTCTACGAGTTCGACTCGCCGCGAGACAAGATCGTGTGGGACGTCGGCCACCAGGCGTACGCCTGGAAGCTGCTCACCGGACGCAACGACCCGTTTCCCACCCTGCGTCAGCGCGACGGGATCTCCGGCTTCCTCAAACGGAGCGAGAGCGAGCACGACCAGTTCGGCGCCGGTCACGCCGGTACCGCGATGTCCGCGGCGCTGGGCATGGCTACGGCCCGGGACCTCAAGAGCGAGGACCACAAGGTGGTGGCCGTGGTGGGTGACGGCGCGCTCACCTGCGGACTCTCCTACGAGGGGATGAACAATGCCGGCCATTCCGAGCGCGACATCATCCTGATCGTGAACGACAACGGGATGTCGATCTCGCCCAACGTCGGCGCCATCAGCAAGACCCTGGGGCGGATCGTGGCCGACCCGCGGATCAATCGGCTGCGGGAGAAGATCAAGGGCCTGACCTTCGCGCTCGGCGGCGTGTTCGGCGAGGGTGTGGTGGACTTCGCCAAGAACGTCGAGGAAAGCGTCAAGAACCTCTTTTCGCCGGGGATGCTGTTCGAGGAGCTGGGCTTCCGCTACTTCGGCCCGATCGACGGGCACGACCTGGGCAAACTGTGCGACACCTTGCGCTTCGTCCGCGGCATGAAAGGCCCCCGGGTGATCCACGTCATGACCCAGAAGGGCAAAGGGTTCGCCTTCGCGGAGTCCAACCAGGAAAAGTGGCACGGGCTCGCGGCGTACGATCCCGTCACCGGCGAGGCCCGCAAGAAGGCGAGCGGCCCTCCCACCTGGACGCAGGTGTTCGGCGACGGGCTCACCGCGCTGGCGAGCGAGCATCCCGAGATCGTGGCCATCACGGCGGCGATGCCGTCCGGCACCGGCACCAATGTGTTCCAGAAGAAGTATCCCGAGCGGTTTTTCGACGTGGGGATCGCGGAAGGACACGCGGTGACCTTCGCCGGCGGCCTCGCTACCCAGGGCATCAGACCGGTGGTGGCGATCTACAGCACCTTTCTCCAACGGGCCTACGACAACGTCATCCACGACATCGCCGTGCAACACCTGCCGGTGATTTTCTGCATGGATCGGGCGGGGCTGGTGGGCGAAGACGGCCAGACCCACATGGGCCTGTACGACATCGCCTACATGCTGGCGGTGCCGGGAATGACGGTCACCGCGCCCAAGGATGGC
It includes:
- the dxs gene encoding 1-deoxy-D-xylulose-5-phosphate synthase, coding for MTLLSAINSPADLKRLKREQLPQLAQEIRERLIECVSLTGGHIGASLGVVELCVALLYEFDSPRDKIVWDVGHQAYAWKLLTGRNDPFPTLRQRDGISGFLKRSESEHDQFGAGHAGTAMSAALGMATARDLKSEDHKVVAVVGDGALTCGLSYEGMNNAGHSERDIILIVNDNGMSISPNVGAISKTLGRIVADPRINRLREKIKGLTFALGGVFGEGVVDFAKNVEESVKNLFSPGMLFEELGFRYFGPIDGHDLGKLCDTLRFVRGMKGPRVIHVMTQKGKGFAFAESNQEKWHGLAAYDPVTGEARKKASGPPTWTQVFGDGLTALASEHPEIVAITAAMPSGTGTNVFQKKYPERFFDVGIAEGHAVTFAGGLATQGIRPVVAIYSTFLQRAYDNVIHDIAVQHLPVIFCMDRAGLVGEDGQTHMGLYDIAYMLAVPGMTVTAPKDGEELIGLLRTALAHSDGPFCTRYPRDKAPAEPRAAGEIRPVPYGTWEQLRSGKDVAILAVGTMVQPAQGAAELLAADGIDCAVINCRFLKPLDQAMLEALLQEHRTIVTVEEGTIVNGFGACLAETLQTTYPEVRVVALGVPDRLVEQAPRPEQLELFGLTAAGIARRITALQHEESLEAR